From the genome of Arthrobacter sp. ERGS1:01:
TCTGGTGTGTCAGTTGTACTGCCAAGTGCATCGCTGATTAGCTACGTTCGGATGGGATAACCGCTGAAAGCATCTAAGCGGGAAGCTCGCTTCAAGATGAGATTTCCATACACGCAAGTGTGAGAGGCCCCCAGCTAGACCACTGGGTTGATAGGCCGGACGTGGAAGCGAGGACTAAAGACTCGTGAAGCTGACCGGTACTAATAAGCCGATAACTTACACTACACACAAGTATCACCACCACGGAGTGCGAATAAACCTTCAAAAGCTATTCACACCCCAGGTACCGATACAACACACTGCTCACGTTCACTATGTGGTTCCCAACCAACAAACCCACCCCCGAACCTAACGGGGGCCGGCACGTTCGGTACACACGGGAAACCAAACACCACCAGGATCAAACCCGGTAGTGACCAAACCCACCCCGGTGGGCACGGCACCACCAGCAACGATCCTGTAAACTAAATATTGTTGTTCCAACAAGAACACCCAACAAGCCACCCACCCGGATACCAGCAATGGAACCGGGATTGGGGAACGAGTTACGGTGGTCATAGCGTGGGGGAAACGCCCGGTCCCATTCCGAACCCGGAAGCTAAGACCCACAGCGCCGATGGTACTGCATTCGTGAGGATGTGGGAGAGTAGGACACCGCCGGACAACACCAAAAAGGGTAGAGGCCCCGCACACACACCGTGCGGGGCCTCCCCACCTTTAACAACCCACACACACCCACCACACCACGCAGGCCCCCACACGGGGCCACTGCTGTTTAAGGGACCGGGGCCATCCATATGACCCGGCGGAAACGCCGTCGAACCCGCCACAGCTGATGGAGAAGACAACGGAGCTGTGCCTACCATGGCGTATGTGCAGGAATATCAGAACCCTCTATAACTTTGAACCCCGCGCCACTACGGCCGAAGTGGACGCAGCCGCGCTGCAATACGTACGCAAGATCAGTGGCAGCACCAAACCGTCGCAGGCCAACCAGGAGGCCTTTGCGGAGGCCGTGGAGCAGATCGCCCAGGTCACCCAGCACCTGCTTGACTCGTTGGTCACCCATGCGCCGGCCCGCAACCGTGAGGAGGAGGCAGCCAAGGCCCACGCCCGTGCTGAGATCCGGTTCGGTGCCGTGTAGGGCAGATCCACCCTCGTGCCAGTCCGATGAACCGGCCCCGCAAAGGAATCGCAACTTCCCGATACACGGCGTCCGGCTGGAGCGTAGGCTTGCTGAATGTCGAATATCTTTTCTCACGCGCCCGAGCCCGACTATGTTGCCCCTGTGCAGACGTCCACTCTGACCGAGACAGTAGTTCTCGGGGTTCCAGTGGAGCACGCCTTCGACGGTTTCACCGATGGTGCACACCTGTGGTGGCCCGTCGACACCCAGAGCGTCTTCGGCGACGGATCGCACGTGGCGTTCCTGCGCGATCATGTGGTGGAGGAATCCGAGGACGGTGAAGAGCTCGTTTGGGCGGATGTGGTGGACTGGCAATCACCCCAGCTGATCAAGTTGGAGTGGACCCTGGGGATGGAGGCACAGGCGGCCCATGACGTCGAAATTCGCTTCGACGGCGTTTCGGCCGACTCCTGCCGGGTGACGGTGGAGTTCGAGCAGGGTGACGGCGGTCATGGTGAGGGTGATTTTGATTGTGATTGGTCACTTATCGTGGCCAGATTCGCCAGATTCATGGGCGGGCCGCTCAGCCTCGACTAGACTGTACTGTGGACCATTGGGTCCAAGATTTTTGCAGTAGAAGATCAATAGTGAAGAGCGGCTGTTACTGTGCCAGTTAGTGCGCTCAAAGGTTTAGGAGTCGGCATGGCTGAGCATTACGGTGGCAACCGCGAAGGAAATTCACACGGACGCAGCGGCGGTGGATTCAACGGAGGCCAAAACCGCGGTGGCTCCGGCGACCGTCCCTACGGCAACCGCGATGACCGCGGCGACCGCCCGGCGCGTCCCGCTGGCGACCGTGACAACCGTGGTGGTTACAACGACCGTCCGGCCCGCACCGGTGGCGACCGCCCCTATGGCAACCGCGATGACCGCGGCGGCCAGGGTGGACGCCCCTATGGTGACCGTCCGGCACGCCCGGCCGGTGACCGCGACAACCGTGGTGGTTACAACGACCGTCCCGCACGCACTGGTGGAGATCGCCCGTACGGTGACCGTCCGGCACGCCCGGCCGGTGACCGCGACAACCGTGGTGGTTACAACGACCGTCCCGCACGCACTGGTGGAGATCGCCCGTACGGTGACCGTCCGGCACGCCCGGCCGGTGACCGCGACAACCGTGGTGGTTACAACGACCGTCCCGCACGCACTGGTGGAGATCGCCCGTACGGTGACCGTCCGGCACGTCCCGCTGGTGACCGCGACAACCGCGGTGGCTACAACGACCGTCCCGCACGCACTGGTGGAGATCGCCCGTACGGAGACCGTCCGGCACGCCCGGCCGGTGACCGCGACAACCGCGGTGGCTACAACGACCGCCCCGCACGCACTGGCGGCGACCGCCCGTACGGAGACCGTCCGGCACGTCCCGCCGGCGACCGCGACAACCGCGGTGGCTACAACGACCGCCCCGCCCGTACCGGCGGCGATCGCCCGTACGGCAACCGCGATGACCGCGGCGGCCAGGGTGGACGCCCCTACGGCGACCGTCCGGCCCGCCCCGCCGGCGACCGCGACAACCGTGGCGGCTTCGGCGACCGCGAAAAGCGTGGCGCGGACCGTCCCATGGTCAACGGCCGCCGTGAAGACCGCAAGCCCTATGGCGACCGTCCCGCACGTTCCGGTGGAGACCGTCCCTATGGCGACCGTCCGGCACGTCCGGCCGGCGACCGCGACAACCGCGGTGGCTACAACGACCGCCCGGCACGCACCGGTGGAGACCGCCCCTACAACAGCCGCCCGCAGGGTGACCGCGAAGACCGCGGCCCCCGTCAGGCACCCGTCCGGAACGCTGCGGACCTGCGCAGCGCAAACCGCCCCGACCGCGACCGTTCGCCGGAAATTGACCGCGACGTCACGGGCGAGGAACTGGACAAGGTCACCCGCGCCCAGCTGCGCATCCTGGATTCACGCAACAACGAGTGGGTTTCCAAGCACCTGGTCATGGCCGGCCGGTTGATCGACTTCGACCCCGAGCTTGCTTTCCAGCACGCCTTGGCGGCAAGCCGTCGCGGTGGCCGCCTGGCCTGTGTCCGTGAGGCCGTGGCCATGACGGCCTACGCCGCCGGCAACTACGCCGAGGCGCTGCGCGAACTGCGTACCTACCGCCGCATCAGCGGCTCCAACGTCCACCTGCCGCTCATGGCCGACTGTGAGCGCGGACTGGGCCGTCCCGACAAGGCACTTGACCTGATCAAGTCCGAGGACGCCGCCACCCTTGACACGGCCGGCAAGGTTGAACTTGCCATCGTCGAGTCCGGTGCCCGTGGCGACCTGGGCGAGCTCGACGCCGCCCTGTCCGCGCTGGAAATCCCGCAGCTGGACATCAACCGGGCGTTCTCCTTCAGCCCGCGCCTGTTCCGCGCTTACGGCATGGTGCTTCGCGCCGCCGGACGCAAGGACGAGGCCAAGACCTGGGAACGCCAGGCGCTTGTTGCCGAAGAAGCCTTGGGCCTGGACGACAGCACCGACTCGATCATCGTGGACCTGGGCGACGACGAGGACATCCCGCTGGATGCCCCGCGCACTCGCCCCCGTGTTGCCGACGTCATGGAACCGGCCACCGCGCCGTCCGTCGCCGAGGAAAACGCCCCGGTGAACGAGCACGAGGACACCAACGTGGACGACGCCGATTCGGACTACTTCGAGTCCGACGACGCCGAGTCCGACGAGGACAGCGCCGAGGCCGATTTCGACGACGCCGATGACAGCGACGACGACGACGCCGACCACGGTCAGCAGGAGAACTAACACCTTGACGGGGGAAACTATGCTGTCCGGATTCGATGCAATTCTGGCGGATTTGGACGGCGTGGTTTATGCCGGGCCGCACGCCATCGATGGGGCCATCGACGCCTTGGTACGCCTGGCGGACCATGGCGTTGCACTGGGGTACGTGACGAACAACGCGTCACGCACCCCGGCGCACGTTGCCGCCCATCTGCGTGAGCTCGGCGCCCCCGCCGAGGACGACCAGGTGGTCAGCTCGGCACAGGCCGGGGCCGCGCTGCTGGCGGATAAGTTTCCCGCTGGCAGCAAGGTCCTGGTCATTGGCAGCAAGGCCCTGGTGCGCGAGATTGAACTTGTCGGCATGAAATCCGTCGACAGTGCCCACGACGATCCCGACGTCGTCATCCAGGGCTTTGACCCGCACCTGGGCTGGGCCAACCTGGCGGAGGCCACCTACGCCATCAACGCCGGGGCCACCTGGATTGCCACCAACACGGACATGACGATCCCGCGGGACCGCGGGATCGCCCCGGGCAACGGCACGCTCGTGGCGGCCGTTCGC
Proteins encoded in this window:
- a CDS encoding DUF2277 domain-containing protein, with the translated sequence MCRNIRTLYNFEPRATTAEVDAAALQYVRKISGSTKPSQANQEAFAEAVEQIAQVTQHLLDSLVTHAPARNREEEAAKAHARAEIRFGAV
- a CDS encoding HAD-IIA family hydrolase; its protein translation is MTGETMLSGFDAILADLDGVVYAGPHAIDGAIDALVRLADHGVALGYVTNNASRTPAHVAAHLRELGAPAEDDQVVSSAQAGAALLADKFPAGSKVLVIGSKALVREIELVGMKSVDSAHDDPDVVIQGFDPHLGWANLAEATYAINAGATWIATNTDMTIPRDRGIAPGNGTLVAAVRAAVGHDPLVAGKPEAPLFHTAAKRLGATAPLVVGDRLDTDILGGNNAGMATALVLTGVDSVDTALRARTAERPRFIIENLQGLYQPYPETTRAGGVFTCGGEQAGVDGNTITVTLSGSNDDGSCDLNAGRAMCAAWWAAVPDSDTVTAPRVVFQRAGQLAADSRA